ACATTTCCTCCGGAGCCGCCGGACAACCCGCCAGCGGGCAGGGTTTCTATGCCGCCAGCAAACTGGCCGTGGAAGGCATCTACCGTTCGCTGGGGCTGGAGCTGGCCCCCCGTGGCATTACCACATGCAGCCTGCGCCCCGGCTATATTCACTGCGGACGCGCCCGCTCCATGATTGACGAACAGGGCCAGCAGCTGCTGGAGCGCATCCCTGCCCGGGAGGTGCTGGCAGTGGAGGATGTGGCCCGGACGGTACTCTTTCTGCTCAGCCAATCTGCCAGAGGAATCAATGCCACCGTGGTGACCATGGACGGGGGGATGAGGGCGGGGAAAGGGTGAACAGGGGACGCAGCACCGCAAACCTGTGGCCTGCACGACTCTCAGACCACGGGTTCCGGTACTTTTTCTGTAACTATTTACGGTGTGTTGGTACTCGCGTCAGCATTCCTCCCAGAGGCGCTCACTTTCGTCCGAGGATCTCCGTCTCTGCCGCTCGCCATCCGGGCTCGCTCTCGGAATACTGGCGCTCCTGCTGAAAAAAACGCAGGGGAGCCGTGAATGGTTACCCCTGAAGTTTCGCACCCCCCGAAACGGCAGGTTGTCGGGATCGACCCTGATGCCATGCTGGAATGGCCGAAATGATTCTGCGCAGACGGGGGTCGCTTGACACTGCCCTCACCCTGTTTATGAGTTTATTTTGCCACTTTTTTCCCGCAAAAAGTGGCGCAAAAAGCGGCCCCAAGTGCTGTCCTTTTCAGCCGTCCGCTTGCCTGGAACTGGGGACCGCAAACAACCGCCCTCCATGGCTTTTGGTTTGCGGTTGCCGCCCTCGTGGCGGCAACCCTGCGGGTCCATAGCGTTCCAGTCTTCGCGTCCTGGCTGGGCCAGCACACGGGGGAGAAGCAAAGGAAAGCCGTTCCCCCCTGAGCCCGTCCGGTGAGTGCGACGCCTGGCTGGCAAAACCCAACGGGACACTCACAGGAAGTGAGTGGTCCGGCAGCACTGCAGGGAGGCAGGGGTCAGGCAACGCAAAGAGGCCCAGGTGCAAGGCGCGGGCAAAGCGAGGAGCGAGGCGTACTCCCTGTACGTCGCAGTGACGAGCGATGCCCGGCAACGCAGCAGATGAGGCTTTTCAGCAGCCTGACAGTCGGCGCGTCCTGGCTGGGAAAGTACACGGGGGAAAGGCAGAAGCAGGCTGCCCCCCCTGAGCCCGTCCGGTGAGTGCGACGCCTGGCTGGCAAGACCCGAGCGGGACACTCACAGGAAGTGAGTGGTCCGGCAGCACTGCAGGGAAGCAGGGGTCAGGCAACGCAAAGAGGCCCAGGTGCAAGGCGCGGGCAAAGCGAGGAGGGAGGCGTACTCCCTGTACGTCGCAGTGACGAGCGATGCCCGGCAACGCAGCAGATAGGACTCTTTGAGCAGCCTGCTGCCGGATCTCCAGAACAGGCGAACAATGAGCCGGAAGTACGGGCGTTCGGGGGGCGCGTTTTTGTGTCCTTTTTGCGCGGTCAAAAAGGACAATATCCGGAGACTAAAAATGGAATACCAGATAAGTCAAGCATGCAAAATCAATACGGTTTCCGCGAGATAAACACCATTGTAATAACAGCTTAACTCAAGGCAGCAAGATGCGAAAGTTGAGTTACCCTTTTCTTTGCATTTGCGCTGACGAAAAAAGACAAGGAACATTACATGCAAACATTTCACGTTATTCAACAGGAGCTTTCCCAGCTGCTGGACATGGAGTCCGAGGAGATTCAGATGGATTCCTATGTGGTCCGGGATCTGGGGGCGGAGTCCATTGATCTGCTGGAGCTGGCGGTGGCTCTCAACGCGCGTTTTTCGGTGCCGGTGCGCGACAGCGAGATTTTCCTCAAGCCGCTGCGCGGCCTGCTGGATCAGTGTCTGGTGGAAGATACCGATCCCTTTGCCTGCCTGCGGCGGCACTTTCCCTACCTGAGTCAGGAGCGGTGCCGCGAGATTCTGGGTGATCTGGAGGGTGGCCCGGTGCTGCAGGTGCGGGATCTGGTGAGTTACATCGACTGGAAAAGTACTCTGTGAGCTACGGTTCATGCAGCGGGTGGTGATTACCGGGCGTGGCGTTATCTGCTCCCTGGGGGAGCGTCTGCCGGATATCCGGGCGCGCATGGCGTCTGATGATGGGGTTTTTTGCCGCCCGGATTTTGATGGCGAGGTGGTCACCTGTCCCGTGGAGGATTTTGATCTGACGCGCCACATCGGGCGCTGGAAGCACCGGCGTTATCTGAACCGGGGGGCTTCCCTGGGGCTGGCGGCGGCGTCCATGGCTCTGCAGGAGAGTGGTATTGCCGACAGCCAGCGGCAGGAGATGGGGCTCTTCGCGGGCGTTGGTCCCCATCTGGATATTGCCGGCACTTTTGCCCATATCGCCCATGGCGTTCTGGATGAACAGGGCATGGAGGCGCTGTGGCTGCTGCGCTTTCTGCCCAATACCCTGGCGGGGGCCATCGCCCAGCGTCTGGGGGCGCGGGGGGAGAACCTGACCGTTGCCACGGCCTGCACCGCGTCGCTGCAGGCCATTGGCGAAGCCTGGAATCGCATCCGTTTTGGTCAGCTGCGTCA
This portion of the Desulfurispirillum indicum S5 genome encodes:
- a CDS encoding acyl carrier protein encodes the protein MQTFHVIQQELSQLLDMESEEIQMDSYVVRDLGAESIDLLELAVALNARFSVPVRDSEIFLKPLRGLLDQCLVEDTDPFACLRRHFPYLSQERCREILGDLEGGPVLQVRDLVSYIDWKSTL